The Manihot esculenta cultivar AM560-2 chromosome 1, M.esculenta_v8, whole genome shotgun sequence genome has a window encoding:
- the LOC110627147 gene encoding pre-mRNA-splicing factor ISY1 homolog, which translates to MARNEEKAQSMLNRFIALKEQEKKKPKERRPYLASECRDLAEADKWRQQIMREIGRKVAEIQNEGLGEHRLRDLNDEINKLIREKSHWERRIVELGGPNYAKHAPKMTDLEGNIVDVPNPSGRGPGYRYFGAAKKLPGVRELFEKPPELRKRRTRYDIYKRIDASYYGYRDEEDGVLEKVEVPAEERMRAAAVEEWMRMDEIRREARKGAKEVVSVGAVATEVLFEEEEDVVEEERKREREKEGREKEEKEREFVVHVPLPDEKEIERMVLEKKKMELLSKYTSNTLLEEQSEAKAMLNIQR; encoded by the coding sequence ATGGCTCGCAACGAAGAGAAGGCTCAATCGATGCTCAATCGATTCATAGCCCTAAAAgaacaggaaaagaaaaaaccCAAAGAACGTCGCCCTTACCTCGCCTCCGAGTGCCGCGACCTCGCCGAGGCCGATAAATGGCGTCAGCAGATTATGAGAGAGATCGGTCGCAAAGTCGCTGAAATCCAGAACGAAGGCCTTGGTGAACACCGTCTTCGTGACTTAAACGATGAGATTAACAAGCTAATTCGAGAAAAATCTCATTGGGAACGCCGCATCGTTGAGCTCGGCGGCCCTAACTACGCGAAACACGCCCCTAAAATGACGGATTTAGAGGGCAACATAGTTGACGTACCTAACCCTAGCGGGCGTGGCCCTGGGTACCGGTACTTTGGTGCCGCTAAGAAGTTACCAGGAGTTCGAGAACTATTCGAAAAGCCACCGGAATTGAGGAAAAGGAGGACTAGATATGATATTTATAAAAGAATTGATGCGAGTTATTATGGGTATAGGGATGAAGAGGATGGGGTTTTGGAGAAAGTAGAAGTGCCTGCGGAAGAGAGGATGAGGGCCGCTGCCGTGGAGGAGTGGATGAGGATGGACGAAATAAGGAGGGAAGCCAGGAAAGGAGCAAAGGAGGTGGTGAGCGTTGGGGCTGTGGCAACAGAGGTGTTGTTTGAGGAGGAAGAGGATGTGGTGGAGGAGGAGAGGAAGAGGGAGAGGGAAAAGGAAGGAagggaaaaggaagaaaaggagagagAGTTTGTGGTCCATGTGCCATTGCCAGATGAGAAGGAGATTGAGAGGATGGTgctggagaagaagaagatggagttGTTGAGTAAGTATACCAGTAATACTTTGCTGGAGGAGCAGAGTGAGGCCAAGGCCATGCTTAACATTCAGCGGTAG
- the LOC110627138 gene encoding probable glucan endo-1,3-beta-glucosidase A6 produces MADALIISSEIGINYGRLGSNLPSAFQSIQIIQSMNVSRVKLYDANPEILKLLSGTKIHVAIMVPNHAIISIASNQSIANKWVQDNVLQYLPDTKIRFILVGNEVLSYVSEQEKIIWHNLVPAMRRIKNSLKAKKIQNIKIGAPLAMDILEITLPPSKGSFRCDISSTVIVPLLKFLNGTKSFFFIDVYPYFPWSANPSITSLDMALFKPNQNYTDPYTGFVYTNLLDQMLDSVIFAMTKLGFPDVRLSISETGWPNAGDIDQPGANIYNAATYNRNVVKRMTAKPAIGTPARPGEVIPTFIFSLYDENQKGGPGTERHWGLLNGNGAPIYDIDLTGNRLETEYGPLPNPNNNKPYKGKLWCVAARGADLMDLARALRYACSQGNGTCDALGIGKECYEPVSVLWHASYAFSSYWAQFRSQGADCYFNGLAEQTTTNPSHGSCTFPSVTI; encoded by the exons ATGGCAGATGCACTAATAATTTCAAGCGAGATTGGGATAAACTACGGCAGGCTAGGGAGCAACTTGCCATCTGCATTTCAATCCATCCAGATTATCCAATCCATGAACGTAAGTCGTGTAAAGCTCTATGATGCTAATCCAGAAATCTTGAAACTCTTATCAGGAACCAAAATCCATGTAGCTATCATGGTCCCAAATCATGCAATCATCAGCATTGCTTCTAACCAATCCATAGCCAACAAATGGGTACAAGACAATGTCCTACAATACCTCCCTGATACTAAGATTCGATTCATTCTGGTCGGCAATGAAGTTCTGAGTTATGTTTCAGAGCAGGAAAAGATTATTTGGCATAATCTTGTCCCTGCAATGCGTAGAATTAAGAATTCTCTTAAAGCCAAGAAGATTCAGAACATTAAAATTGGTGCCCCACTAGCCATGGACATACTTGAAATAACCTTGCCGCCATCGAAAGGGAGTTTCAGGTGTGATATTTCAAGTACCGTGATTGTACCGTTGCTCAAGTTCTTGAATGGAACAaaatctttcttttttattgatgtttaccCTTACTTCCCATGGTCTGCTAACCCTAGCATTACAAGCCTTGACATGGCTTTGTTCAAACCAAACCAGAACTACACTGACCCTTATACTGGATTTGTCTACACCAACCTactggaccaaatgcttgactCTGTCATATTTGCCATGACCAAACTGGGTTTCCCTGACGTCAGGTTGTCGATATCAGAAACTGGTTGGCCTAATGCAGGGGACATAGATCAACCTGGAGCTAACATTTACAATGCAGCAACTTACAATAGAAATGTCGTAAAAAGGATGACTGCTAAGCCAGCAATAGGGACACCAGCAAGACCAGGTGAGGTAATACCAACATTTATCTTCTCATTATATGATGAGAACCAGAAGGGTGGTCCTGGAACAGAGAGGCATTGGGGGTTACTGAATGGAAATGGAGCACCTATATATGATATTGACTTGACTGGTAATCGCCTAGAAACTGAGTATGGGCCATTGCCAAATCCAAATAATAACAAGCCTTACAAGGGGAAGCTGTGGTGCGTAGCAGCAAGAGGGGCTGATTTGATGGATTTGGCAAGGGCATTAAGGTATGCTTGCAGTCAAGGAAATGGGACATGTGACGCTTTGGGTATTGGGAAGGAATGTTATGAGCCAGTATCAGTTCTTTGGCACGCCAGTTATGCCTTTAGCTCGTATTGGGCACAGTTTAGGAGCCAAGGTGCTGATTGCTACTTCAATGGACTTGCAGAGCAGACCACCACCAATCCTA GTCATGGATCATGCACGTTCCCTAGTGTGACTATCTGA